The proteins below come from a single Phocoena sinus isolate mPhoSin1 chromosome 2, mPhoSin1.pri, whole genome shotgun sequence genomic window:
- the SLIRP gene encoding SRA stem-loop-interacting RNA-binding protein, mitochondrial isoform X3: MKITVNSAIYLSMFPPHHLPKSIFSSYTGELREHFSQFGHVRKCTVPFDKETGFHRGMGWIQFSSEEELHNALQQENHVIDGVKLHVQVQKPKALQGDQTSDEERDF; encoded by the exons ATGAAGATTACAGTCAACTCAGCAATTTATCTGTCCATGTTCCCACCTCATCACCTTCCCAAATCTA ttttctcttcttatacAGGTGAACTGAGAGAACACTTTTCACAATTTGGCCATGTACGAAAGTGCACTGTTCCTTTT gaCAAAGAGACTGGCTTTCACAGAGGTATGGGCTGGATTCAATTTTCTTCAGAAGAAGAACTTCACAATGCACTACAACAGGAAAATCATGTTATTGATGGagtaaag ctccATGTTCAAGTTCAAAAACCCAAAGCTTTGCAAGGGGACCAAACATCTGATGAAGAGAGAGATTTTTGA